A section of the Thermotoga caldifontis AZM44c09 genome encodes:
- a CDS encoding M48 family metallopeptidase: MFKTAFLILLIVNATWKTILEWLNILHTSKMKPEDLKTLRDKVSEEELGRAKSYLKERSILRIVSELVELALVLYLVTIGLPRLEKFFAQYRFQAYLFFGTVALILYLVRLPFRAYSIFVIESKYGFNTTTTKTFLKDQILTVLLYVVFGLILVPLLMWLLSYPVWWWQLSILAFGFITFFWFIQPVLIAPLFHKFTKFEDEKLAQKLKELFEKANTKVPNIYRVDASRRTKKQNAYVTGIGKSRRLVLYDTILGYPEDEILSIVAHELGHHVKKHVLKDIFLFSAFATIVFYLTNLVYAHILKTNLFSIEKPHTAFLYALLFVSSLTYFLMPIVNFLSRKMEYEADAYSAKLAGVAPLVRALKRLVKENLSNPNPLPLYKVWYYTHPAPEERIEKLLTKGR, from the coding sequence ATGTTCAAGACTGCGTTTTTGATTCTTCTGATCGTCAACGCGACTTGGAAGACGATCCTCGAATGGCTCAACATTCTTCACACCAGCAAGATGAAACCGGAGGATCTGAAGACTCTGAGAGACAAGGTTAGCGAAGAAGAACTTGGAAGGGCGAAGTCTTACCTGAAAGAAAGGTCCATCCTGAGGATCGTTTCAGAGCTCGTCGAGCTGGCGTTGGTTCTCTACCTCGTCACGATCGGCCTTCCAAGGTTGGAAAAATTCTTCGCCCAGTACCGCTTCCAAGCGTACCTATTCTTCGGCACCGTCGCTTTGATCCTGTATTTAGTGAGACTTCCTTTCAGGGCCTATTCGATCTTCGTGATCGAGAGCAAGTACGGTTTCAACACCACAACCACGAAGACGTTCCTCAAAGACCAGATTCTGACGGTCCTACTCTACGTGGTCTTCGGCCTCATTCTCGTACCTTTACTGATGTGGCTTTTGAGCTATCCAGTTTGGTGGTGGCAGCTTTCGATCTTGGCTTTCGGTTTCATAACGTTCTTCTGGTTCATCCAACCCGTGCTCATAGCACCGCTCTTTCACAAGTTCACGAAGTTCGAAGATGAGAAACTGGCCCAGAAGTTGAAAGAGCTCTTCGAAAAGGCGAACACGAAGGTGCCAAACATCTACAGAGTCGACGCCTCGAGGAGAACGAAGAAGCAGAACGCCTACGTGACGGGCATCGGAAAGTCCAGAAGGTTGGTTCTCTACGACACGATCCTCGGCTATCCTGAGGACGAAATTTTGTCCATCGTCGCACACGAACTGGGCCATCATGTGAAGAAACACGTTCTGAAAGATATATTCCTCTTCTCGGCTTTCGCGACGATCGTGTTCTATCTCACTAACCTGGTGTACGCGCACATCCTGAAAACTAACCTGTTCAGCATCGAAAAGCCCCACACCGCATTTTTGTACGCACTGCTGTTCGTTTCCTCGCTGACTTATTTCCTCATGCCCATCGTGAACTTTCTTTCCAGAAAAATGGAATACGAAGCCGACGCGTACTCCGCGAAACTGGCTGGAGTCGCCCCGCTCGTGCGCGCTCTGAAGAGGCTGGTCAAAGAGAACCTCTCCAACCCCAACCCGTTGCCACTCTACAAGGTCTGGTACTACACCCACCCTGCACCCGAGGAAAGGATCGAGAAGCTACTGACAAAGGGGCGTTGA
- a CDS encoding ABC transporter substrate-binding protein → MKRLLMAFVLFASVVLLASGKLTIAVDVEPVGLDPHLVTAFASHRILENVYDGLLRFGENLELLPNLAESYEIPDPYTIVFRIRQNVKFHDGTPLTVEDVIFSFKRILDPETKSPAAAFYQDVDSIEAVDERTVKFKLKKPMASAILPNFAGVNSSIISKKFFESGKNLQLETNGTGPFYLAEYVAGNYIVLKKNPYYFVQGQPVLDEIKFVFMPEELSRVAALKNRDVDMAKISEPLNVRQFSTDKYNVFKSATLSYYLIGINTTRKPFDDPRVRNALNYAINRDAIVKTVAFGEGVVTGPMHPSIKAWALPPEEFEEYKYNPTKAKELLAQAGYPNGFEFSIVTSARYNFDKVAQVIQAQLAQIGVKVNIELVEWGIFIKRWRESDFDAFISMNSGSMEPDIQFYRHFKTGGSTNVFKFSNPRVDELLELGRSTVDTEKRKQIYSELQRLLVKESPVIFLYCANQFFVADKSVEGFKLLPNESLIFLRETYKK, encoded by the coding sequence ATGAAGAGGTTGCTGATGGCGTTTGTCCTGTTCGCGAGCGTTGTGCTCCTCGCCTCAGGAAAGCTCACGATCGCGGTGGATGTCGAACCCGTGGGCCTCGATCCGCACCTGGTCACCGCGTTCGCGTCACACAGGATTTTGGAGAACGTCTACGACGGCCTACTCAGATTCGGAGAGAACCTGGAACTTTTGCCAAACCTGGCCGAGAGTTACGAAATACCCGATCCCTACACCATCGTTTTCAGGATCAGACAGAACGTCAAGTTCCACGATGGCACACCCCTGACGGTGGAAGATGTGATCTTCAGCTTCAAAAGGATCCTCGATCCTGAGACGAAATCACCCGCTGCGGCCTTCTACCAGGACGTCGATTCCATCGAAGCGGTCGACGAAAGAACCGTGAAGTTCAAACTCAAGAAACCAATGGCCAGCGCGATCCTTCCCAACTTCGCTGGTGTGAACAGCTCGATCATCAGCAAGAAATTCTTCGAATCCGGTAAGAACCTCCAGCTCGAGACCAACGGGACTGGACCGTTCTACCTGGCGGAATACGTGGCTGGGAACTACATCGTTCTGAAGAAGAATCCGTACTATTTCGTTCAGGGTCAACCAGTCTTGGACGAGATCAAGTTCGTCTTCATGCCCGAAGAACTTTCCAGGGTTGCCGCGCTCAAGAACAGAGACGTGGACATGGCGAAGATCAGCGAGCCTTTGAACGTGAGACAGTTCAGCACGGACAAATACAACGTCTTCAAATCTGCAACGTTGAGTTACTACCTGATCGGCATCAACACTACCAGAAAGCCCTTCGATGATCCGCGTGTGAGGAACGCTCTCAACTACGCGATAAACAGGGACGCGATCGTCAAAACGGTGGCCTTTGGTGAAGGTGTTGTCACTGGTCCGATGCATCCGTCGATCAAAGCCTGGGCGCTTCCTCCAGAGGAATTCGAAGAGTACAAGTATAACCCAACGAAGGCGAAGGAACTGCTCGCACAGGCGGGTTATCCGAACGGGTTCGAATTCAGCATCGTGACCTCCGCACGGTACAACTTCGACAAAGTCGCACAGGTCATCCAGGCTCAGCTCGCGCAGATCGGCGTGAAGGTGAACATCGAGCTGGTCGAGTGGGGCATCTTCATAAAGAGATGGCGTGAGAGCGACTTCGATGCGTTCATCTCTATGAACAGCGGTTCCATGGAACCAGACATTCAATTCTACAGACACTTCAAAACGGGCGGCTCGACCAACGTGTTCAAATTCTCGAACCCGAGGGTGGACGAACTGCTCGAGCTCGGAAGGAGCACCGTCGATACTGAAAAGAGGAAGCAGATTTACAGCGAACTCCAGAGACTCCTCGTGAAAGAATCGCCGGTGATCTTCCTCTACTGTGCGAACCAGTTCTTCGTTGCCGACAAGTCCGTCGAAGGTTTCAAGCTGTTACCGAACGAGAGCCTGATCTTCCTTAGGGAGACGTACAAGAAGTGA
- a CDS encoding ABC transporter permease gives MTLGYVLRRILVSVPTVLLVVLMVFVAIHLVPGTVVDMMLGTQNYLTEEQIRQLYAQYGLDKPLIVQYFAWLKNTVSFNFGVSLRTGKPVLQLILDRLPVTLELAALSMVIALTLGIVFGVVSAVKRNSFVDDIIKVFSLIGISSPAFWIGSIFIVLFSGLFTEFNIFGYVPINRDPLKNLQSMFLPSLTLGLMICAQIVRVTRASMLDVLRQEYIKTAMAKGVSRTALIFKHALKNALIPVVTVSGIQLGYLIGGTIVIENLFALPGLGRLLLQAVNERDYPVVQSIVLFVAIMIVALNILIDFVYTLLDPRVELK, from the coding sequence GTGACACTCGGTTACGTTCTGAGAAGGATACTCGTCTCCGTTCCGACCGTCCTCTTAGTCGTTCTGATGGTCTTCGTTGCCATCCATCTGGTGCCGGGCACCGTGGTCGACATGATGCTCGGCACCCAGAATTATTTGACAGAAGAACAGATAAGACAACTCTACGCCCAGTATGGTCTGGACAAGCCTTTGATCGTTCAGTATTTCGCCTGGCTGAAGAACACGGTGAGCTTCAATTTCGGTGTTTCGTTGAGGACAGGAAAGCCTGTGTTGCAGCTGATCTTGGACAGATTGCCGGTCACTCTGGAACTGGCGGCCCTCTCGATGGTCATCGCTCTGACTCTGGGTATCGTTTTCGGTGTCGTCTCCGCCGTGAAGAGGAACAGCTTCGTCGACGACATTATCAAGGTTTTCAGTTTGATCGGAATATCTTCCCCCGCCTTCTGGATCGGTTCCATATTCATCGTTCTTTTCTCCGGCCTCTTCACGGAATTCAACATCTTCGGTTACGTTCCAATCAATCGCGATCCTCTGAAAAATCTTCAATCCATGTTCCTTCCATCCCTGACACTGGGTTTGATGATCTGTGCGCAGATCGTTCGCGTTACCAGAGCTTCCATGCTCGACGTGCTGAGACAGGAATACATCAAGACGGCGATGGCAAAAGGTGTGAGCAGAACCGCCCTGATCTTCAAACACGCGCTGAAGAACGCGTTGATCCCCGTCGTCACGGTTTCTGGTATCCAGCTGGGCTATTTGATCGGTGGGACGATCGTCATAGAGAACCTCTTCGCGTTACCGGGCTTGGGAAGATTGCTCCTTCAGGCCGTGAACGAGAGGGACTATCCTGTGGTGCAATCGATCGTACTGTTTGTCGCCATCATGATCGTGGCGTTGAACATACTGATCGACTTCGTGTACACTCTGCTGGATCCGAGAGTGGAGTTGAAATGA
- a CDS encoding ABC transporter permease, with amino-acid sequence MKVLHRILRKPLNVVAIVLIFTIVSMAFFPKFFSTHDPLEMDYGSILEPPSREHFFGTDQFGRDMYSRCVHGVQKSVVVAFSSSLIACFFGTALGLISGYYGGILDLLIMRVCDSFFAFPTLVLALFIVALFGNNLFNLIIAIAIVYTPIFARTMRGSVLSVKENLFVKASKTLGSSDLRIMLFHVLPNVSSILIVTFTTNLSTAFLTEASLGFLGLSVPPPQPTLGGLVAQATAFLTTAPWMALFPGSIIALIVLGLNVLGDALRDLLDPKR; translated from the coding sequence ATGAAGGTGCTACACAGGATCTTGAGGAAACCTTTGAACGTCGTTGCGATCGTGTTGATCTTCACCATCGTATCGATGGCCTTCTTTCCAAAGTTTTTCTCGACGCACGATCCGCTCGAAATGGACTACGGATCCATCCTTGAACCCCCTTCGAGGGAGCACTTCTTTGGAACCGACCAGTTCGGTAGGGACATGTACTCGCGCTGCGTTCACGGCGTGCAGAAAAGTGTTGTCGTGGCGTTCTCTTCGAGCTTGATAGCCTGTTTCTTCGGAACTGCACTTGGTTTGATCTCTGGCTACTACGGAGGAATTTTGGATCTTCTCATCATGCGCGTGTGCGACAGCTTCTTTGCGTTCCCAACGCTCGTGCTCGCACTCTTCATCGTCGCCCTGTTCGGGAACAATCTCTTCAACCTGATCATCGCCATAGCGATCGTCTACACACCGATCTTCGCCAGAACGATGAGAGGTTCGGTCCTGTCCGTGAAAGAGAATCTCTTCGTGAAGGCTTCAAAAACGCTCGGCTCGAGTGATCTCAGGATCATGCTGTTCCACGTGCTTCCAAACGTTTCTTCCATCCTGATTGTCACCTTCACCACGAACCTCTCGACGGCCTTTCTCACCGAAGCTTCCCTCGGTTTTCTCGGCCTCAGCGTACCTCCCCCACAGCCAACGTTGGGTGGGCTCGTCGCCCAGGCCACGGCGTTCCTGACCACCGCGCCCTGGATGGCACTCTTTCCAGGTTCGATCATTGCACTGATCGTGCTGGGTTTGAACGTGCTCGGCGACGCCCTGAGGGACCTCCTGGACCCAAAGCGGTAG
- a CDS encoding carbohydrate ABC transporter permease encodes MGFPFFWMLLSSFKPNSELFSWPPKILPSSITFEHYVHSISTFKFGRYFLNSVIVAVLSMLINVFFCSLAGYAFACLEFPYKKLFFILILATMIIPVQITLIPTFLLVKNLPLCGGNDIFGRGGTGLLNTHIGLAIPHIMTAFGVFMMRQFYSQFPKELLEVARIDGARESVIFFKVFLPLSKPGLSALAIFTFTETWNDFLWPLVITRTDKMRTIQLGLEIFKGRFVNDWGPLMAATVISSVPIIVIFLLFQRQFISMNLTSGIK; translated from the coding sequence ATGGGGTTCCCCTTCTTTTGGATGTTACTTTCTTCCTTCAAGCCCAACAGTGAACTGTTTTCGTGGCCACCGAAAATTTTACCGAGCAGTATTACTTTTGAGCATTACGTGCATTCGATATCGACTTTCAAGTTTGGCAGGTATTTTCTCAATAGTGTAATAGTAGCGGTATTATCAATGTTGATAAATGTTTTCTTTTGCTCTCTTGCGGGTTATGCTTTCGCATGTTTGGAATTTCCCTACAAGAAGCTATTTTTTATTCTCATACTTGCTACAATGATCATACCTGTGCAGATCACGCTTATACCAACTTTTCTACTTGTAAAGAATTTGCCATTATGTGGAGGAAATGATATCTTTGGTAGAGGCGGGACTGGCCTACTGAATACTCATATTGGTCTTGCTATACCTCATATTATGACAGCGTTCGGAGTATTCATGATGCGACAATTTTACAGTCAGTTTCCGAAGGAACTTTTAGAAGTTGCGCGTATTGATGGAGCTCGTGAATCTGTCATTTTTTTCAAAGTATTCTTACCATTGAGCAAGCCTGGTCTGAGTGCCCTTGCCATATTCACCTTCACTGAAACCTGGAATGACTTTCTCTGGCCACTTGTTATAACAAGAACCGATAAGATGAGAACCATTCAGCTTGGGCTTGAGATCTTTAAAGGAAGGTTTGTTAACGACTGGGGACCGCTGATGGCCGCCACTGTAATATCGTCAGTTCCGATAATTGTTATTTTCCTCTTGTTCCAAAGGCAATTCATAAGTATGAATCTAACGTCTGGCATAAAGTAA
- a CDS encoding carbohydrate ABC transporter permease encodes MKTATSTSRMYRKIARTALIFIFPVVIYNIVFRIYPIIYSLYLSFTKFSGLGTPKFVGIENFQRLFADKEFWLSTLRTLQFSAEVLPTNMLLSLLLALLINRKMVGISLVRSICYLPVITPMVAASVIWTWIYDPNVGILNFVLNLFGIGPVNFLGNMSTALHSIVVMRVWRGVGWNMIVYLAGLQSIPKEVYEAASIDGANSLQKFARITLPLLRPVHMYVLLVGLASTLQTFTEVYVMTQGGPINSTTVVGLLIYKTAFDYMDMGYASAMSFVVGTIIMLVSILAVSRRKEIAM; translated from the coding sequence TTGAAAACGGCTACCTCCACAAGCAGAATGTACAGAAAAATTGCAAGAACAGCTCTAATTTTTATTTTTCCGGTTGTTATTTACAACATTGTTTTTAGAATTTACCCGATCATTTATTCCTTGTATTTGAGCTTCACAAAGTTCTCAGGCCTTGGAACACCGAAGTTTGTTGGTATAGAAAACTTTCAACGCTTGTTTGCGGACAAAGAATTCTGGCTTTCTACGCTCAGAACTTTGCAGTTCTCTGCGGAAGTCTTACCAACAAACATGTTGCTTTCGCTTTTACTAGCGTTACTAATCAATAGGAAAATGGTTGGTATCAGCCTGGTAAGATCTATCTGCTATCTTCCGGTTATAACTCCAATGGTTGCTGCGAGTGTCATCTGGACATGGATTTACGACCCAAATGTTGGTATACTCAACTTTGTCTTAAATTTGTTTGGAATAGGACCAGTGAATTTCCTTGGAAATATGTCAACTGCACTACATTCGATTGTCGTGATGAGAGTATGGCGGGGTGTTGGCTGGAATATGATCGTGTACTTGGCGGGTTTGCAGTCTATACCTAAAGAAGTTTACGAAGCTGCCTCCATTGATGGGGCAAATTCGCTACAAAAGTTTGCACGGATAACATTACCGCTATTGAGACCAGTACACATGTACGTGTTACTTGTGGGTCTTGCAAGTACCCTTCAAACCTTTACCGAAGTGTACGTTATGACACAGGGAGGTCCCATAAATTCGACAACAGTGGTTGGTCTACTGATATACAAAACAGCTTTTGACTATATGGACATGGGGTATGCCTCGGCTATGTCATTTGTCGTCGGGACCATTATCATGCTTGTCTCGATCCTAGCCGTGTCTCGTCGAAAGGAGATAGCGATGTGA